One stretch of Cryptosporidium parvum Iowa II chromosome 3, whole genome shotgun sequence DNA includes these proteins:
- a CDS encoding hypothetical protein (with 4 TPR domains, similar to cdc proteins), translating into MNKVLRSDNLIETSSQNSSKHSFSLQLSDYFRLLIDRSIEIRNWRRGEKYCTVLQLIKPLEICDTLRWCECLFNLADYSAVIRISQNTLIENVNGYCPDKIKIFIFRSKSEFFMGKYSNSIETSNLILETIKHGLNIEPDVKKKLLLKQLRVRVLLIKARIFELNNMFDECDKIYTGILLEDDPMNIVSLEMVFCSHKFTLNEKIEIFKKWKDFIPKSYYWILIIVWYRIMHDYSRMIDCYNGDLEEDLISFSLDSKISLNKLLMNIPVYSKKMVFLKDKIFSLANLSNNNSLKTQIFDVSSHLDCETHIIMQMISAIYDSGYILTISNILDEKIPSSPLSIFTMGCYYYKQSAYSKSAHLFRKVIEIEPGFYEAHLLLAHSLSLNNNSKQAIIVYSHIQDQWRGSCYGTLYKGVEYLKSNNYDMAALNLRSSLTQFSDNPIILNEFGVLQFYQKKFYESEETFRKALHKLHINKSNHLKYVLEINMSCSIIWSILYCEEIVCKSRVVEAISILERCSKINNSANKVYLVSFLLAVAYQISGEKNKANLKYLECVSLGIFHPITLKSLHTICS; encoded by the coding sequence ATGAATAAAGTATTGCGAAGcgataatttaattgaaacGAGTTCTCAAAACAGCTCTAAACACTCATTTAGCTTGCAACTATCTGACTATTTTAGGCTATTAATAGATCGATCGAttgaaattagaaattgGAGAAGGGGCGAAAAATATTGTACAGTATTACAACTAATCAAACCGTTAGAAATTTGCGATACTTTAAGATGGTGCGAATGTCTATTTAATTTAGCAGATTACTCTGCTGTTATCAGGATTTCCCAAAATACGTTAATTGAAAACGTGAATGGCTATTGCCCAGACaagataaaaatttttatattcagaTCAAAAAGTGAATTTTTTATGggaaaatattcaaatagtATTGAAAcatcaaatttaatattggaaaCAATTAAGCATGGACTAAATATAGAGCCAgatgttaaaaaaaaattgctTCTTAAACAACTAAGAGTAAGGGTTTTGCTTATTAAAGCTcgaatatttgaattaaataatatgttTGATGAGTGTGATAAAATTTACACGGGCATATTATTAGAGGATGATCCAATGAATATTGTATCTTTAGAAATGGTGTTTTGCTCACATAAATTTACattaaatgaaaagatTGAGATATTTAAGAAATGGAAAGattttattccaaaatCTTATTACTggattttaataattgtttgGTACAGAATAATGCATGATTACTCGCGAATGATAGACTGCTATAATGGAGACCTCGAAGAAGACTTAATTTCATTCTCTCTAGACTCAAAAATATCCTTGAATAAACTTCTAATGAATATACCCGTCTACTCTAAAAAGATGGTATTCTTAAAGGACAAAATTTTCTCCTTAGCTAatttaagtaataataattcattaaaaacaCAAATTTTTGACGTTTCGAGTCATTTGGATTGTGAAACTCACATAATTATGCAAATGATCTCGGCAATATATGACTCAGGATATATTTTGACAATTTCAAACATTCTTGATGAAAAAATTCCTTCTTCACCGCTTTCAATCTTCACAATGGGATGCTACTATTATAAACAGTCAGCGTATTCGAAGTCAGCGCACCTTTTTAGAAAAGTAATAGAGATAGAGCCTGGATTTTACGAAGCTCATCTGCTACTTGCGCATTCACTTTCACTTAACAATAATAGTAAGCAAGCAATTATTGTTTATTCGCATATTCAAGACCAATGGAGAGGAAGTTGTTATGGAACTCTATATAAGGGCGtagaatatttgaaaagtAATAACTATGACATGGCAGCACTAAATTTAAGAAGCTCCCTCACACAATTTTCTGATAACCCAATTATACTGAATGAATTTGGGGTTTTacaattttatcaaaagaaattttatGAATCAGAAGAAACATTTAGAAAAGCGCTTCATAAGTTACATATAAATAAGAGTAACCACTTAAAATATgttttagaaataaatatgagCTGTTCAATCATCTGGTCGATACTATATTGTGAAGAAATAGTTTGTAAGTCCCGTGTAGTTGAGGCAATTTCAATTCTTGAAAGGTGCAGTAAAATAAACAACTCAGCTAATAAAGTGTATTTAGTTAGCTTTCTTCTCGCAGTTGCATATCAGATAAGTggtgaaaaaaataaggcaaatttaaaatatttggaatgcGTTAGTTTAGGTATTTTTCATCCAATTACCTTAAAATCCTTACACACGATCTGTAGCTAG
- a CDS encoding ribosomal protein S18A, rps18ap, HhH domain has product MSLQIMDQDFQHILRIMNTNVDGRQKIMYALTAIKGIGRRFSNIVCKKADVNLSKRAGQLSQEEINRIVAIVANPLQFNIPSYMLNRQKDVKDGKYKHITSNNLEASLREDLERLKKIRSHRGLRHHWGVRVRGQHTKTTGRGSRAAAAAKKR; this is encoded by the coding sequence atGTCACTGCAAATAATGGATCAAGATTTTCAGCACATCCTTCGTATTATGAATACGAATGTTGATGGGCGTCAAAAAATTATGTATGCTCTTACAGCAATCAAAGGTATCGGTAGACGCTTTTCGAATATTGTTTGTAAAAAAGCCGATGTAAATCTCTCGAAGAGAGCAGGGCAGTTATCtcaagaagaaattaacaGAATTGTAGCAATTGTAGCAAATCCTCTGCAGTTTAACATTCCCTCTTACATGCTTAATAGACAAAAAGATGTCAAGGATGGGAAATATAAGCATATTACTTCAAACAATCTAGAAGCATCTCTACGTGAGGATTTGGAGCGTCTTAAGAAGATTAGAAGCCATAGGGGTCTTCGTCACCATTGGGGTGTTAGAGTTAGAGGCCAGCATACTAAAACTACTGGCCGTGGTAGCAGGGCAGCCGCAGCTGCAAAGAAAAGGTAA
- a CDS encoding protein with gyf domain, with product MDQELGLSSGTNTHHIELSIYLGSISVTISDDNQVNCRFFSLTVDIEPSFNLENSLQEINTQTQNIFDYNDSEIDDCEKTQFCTSWYEITDAPLHATYGIFSSEINGIIKECNINQDIYLNLKLPIWVSNMAKQFYNAYNQIGFENFLLTVLQLRITIWATKNSTIESAEIFEVGETIIKVSEDHILSKNSFYFIHRIPEHDAFAIKEYSGNDKEYTIGILKCFFNSRPVIIKNINNNLIDICKNNATPCDFSKENFELIQKLRISQENVRMQLHDIVPLKWEYLDDNNVIRGPYNSIVMMSWIVKGYFGENSKLRLFDFGQECKIESTTPRCLQKFQPLSNYLSLIKSDVSRIFRCSPNDLINIGLIVKEPNHENMNLHTVEMTNKSSAREENARFIHKSQESKRIEIENAVNMLKTQFSHIEKEFQNKFRRKVQNKSMDNNFSLEATNISKDEFIKFATKNVFRQKNNALFKKWCAEYGPELVLEACAIRIQTAFRKYIKRRYLNVK from the coding sequence atggATCAAGAATTAGGGTTATCAAGTGGTACAAATACACATCATATTGAGCtatcaatttatttagGATCCATAAGTGTTACAATTAGTGATGATAATCAAGTTAATTGTAGGTTTTTCTCACTTACAGTTGATATTGAACcatcatttaatttagaaaaCAGTTTACAGGAAATTAATACACAAACACAGAACATTTTTGATTATAATGATTCAGAGATAGATGATTGTGAGAAAACTCAGTTTTGTACTAGTTGGTATGAAATAACAGATGCTCCATTACATGCAACCTATGGTATATTTTCTAGTGAAATTAATGGCATTATTAAAGAGTGCAATATAAACCaagatatatatttaaatctgAAGTTGCCTATATGGGTTTCAAATATGGCAAAACAATTTTATAATGCATACAACCAAATTGGCTTTGAAAACTTTCTATTAACAGTTCTTCAGTTAAGAATCACAATCTGGGCTACAAAAAATTCAACTATTGAATCAgctgaaatatttgaagttGGTGAAACAATTATCAAAGTTTCTGAGGATCAcatattatcaaaaaattcattttattttatacaTAGAATTCCTGAGCATGACGCTTTTGCTATTAAGGAATATTCTGGAAACGACAAAGAATACACAATTGGTATTCTtaaatgtttttttaactCCAGGCCcgtaataataaaaaacattaataataatttaatagaTATTTGTAAAAATAACGCAACACCTTGCgatttttcaaaagaaaattttgaattaattcagaaattgCGAATTAGTCAAGAAAATGTTCGAATGCAGCTTCATGATATTGTTCCTTTGAAATGGGAATATTtagatgataataatgtaATCAGAGGGCCATATAATAGCATTGTTATGATGAGTTGGATAGTAAAAGGGTACTTTGGAGAAAATAGCAAATTACgtttatttgattttggTCAAGAGTGCAAAATTGAAAGTACTACTCCAAGATGTTTACAAAAGTTTCAACCTTTGAGCAATTACCTATCTTTGATTAAATCAGATGTGTCTAGAATATTTAGATGCTCACctaatgatttaataaacaTTGGCTTAATAGTTAAAGAGCCTAATCATGAAAACATGAATTTACATACTGTGGAAATGACTAATAAATCAAGTGCACGAGAAGAAAATGCAAGATTTATTCACAAATCCCAGGAAAGCaaaagaattgaaattgaaaacGCAGTAAATATGCTGAAAACCCAATTTTCAcatattgaaaaagaatttcaaaataagtTTAGAAGAAAAGTGCAAAATAAAAGTATGGATAACAATTTTTCCTTGGAAGCAACAAATATAAGTAAGGACGAGTTTATAAAATTTGCAAcaaaaaatgtatttagacaaaaaaataatgctttattcaaaaaatggTGCGCAGAATATGGGCCTGAATTAGTGTTAGAAGCATGCGCAATTAGGATTCAAACCGCATTTCGCAAATACATTAAAAGAAGATATTTAAATGTAAAATGA
- a CDS encoding myb domain-containing protein, which translates to QKISVKTNMASNIFQTRSWNDHLNNRNILKGKFSSSERDIINNSVKDYIKSQQWNWDEGLDNLFSTRGGKKDRHWPIIGESLPNRSLQSIYYCAKRMLMRGKKGKWTKEEEQELIKLVNEHGKKWSMFVEFIGRSAASIRDKWRDLHTKIVENDSNDSGYILNLNSQIEKPLKSKMPFVIDVFVLYCIERYTGKFLPFKGISWKTIIESLCSPNFPTEFIYFWKKCCRKINEKLGINLQPIDGTDLSNFYGKISQGQIRLRYVSSLYPKLKYIQDEQALSLISNTFSQAVNYLYETRYNYSHIDEIKYNDWPKLLSAHIPLTTLWSRIRLALTRITKKNMHISDRISILYERLKNKLLKCQVLDSIDSTESRFLFEDDEDYANENMDGCPYFHVDTKRLRKTVVELLKTQSKREKKSKNAARLQKEYSSLQQVFQSGNYIT; encoded by the coding sequence caaaaaataaGCGTGAAAACGAACATGGCaagtaatatatttcaaacaAGAAGTTGGAACgatcatttaaataatcgaaatatattaaaggGAAAGTTCAGCTCAAGCGAGAGagatataattaataattcagtTAAAGACTACATAAAGTCTCAACAATGGAACTGGGATGAAGGGTtagataatttattttctacaAGGGGTGGGAAAAAAGACAGACATTGGCCAATTATTGGAGAGTCTCTACCAAATAGGTCGCTTCAGTCGATATATTATTGCGCAAAAAGGATGCTAATGCGAGGAAAAAAGGGAAAGTGGACAAAAGAAGAGGAGCAAGAACTTATTAAACTCGTTAATGAACATGGGAAGAAATGGAGCATGTTTGTTGAATTTATTGGAAGATCAGCAGCCTCTATTAGGGACAAATGGCGTGATTTACATACAaaaattgttgaaaatGACTCGAATGATTCAggatatattttaaatcttAATTCCCAGATTGAAAAACCGcttaaatcaaaaatgCCTTTTGTAATTGACGTATTTGTACTTTATTGCATTGAACGCTATACTGGAAAATTTCTCCCATTCAAAGGAATTTCATGGAAGACAATTATTGAATCACTTTGCTCCCCAAATTTTCCTACAGagtttatttatttttggaaaaaatgTTGCAGAAAGATAAACGAAAAGTTAGGTATTAATCTTCAACCTATAGATGGAACTGATCTATCCAATTTTTATGGGAAAATAAGCCAAGGACAAATTCGCTTAAGGTATGTTTCTTCTCTCTATCCAAAGctcaaatatattcaagatGAACAGGCCTTGTCCCTCATTTCTAACACATTTTCTCAAGCCGTAAATTATCTTTATGAAACCAGATATAACTATTCTCACATAGAcgaaattaaatataacGACTGGCCAAAACTACTCTCTGCGCACATTCCCCTTACAACTCTTTGGTCAAGGATCAGATTGGCACTAACTagaattacaaaaaaaaatatgcaCATTTCAGACCGCATTTCTATATTATATGAGCGGCTTAAAAATAAGCTATTAAAGTGTCAGGTACTAGATTCTATTGATTCAACAGAGTCTAGGTTCCTCTTTGAAGATGACGAAGATTATGCGAATGAAAACATGGATGGCTGTCCTTATTTTCACGTAGACACTAAAAGGCTTCGCAAAACCGTTGTAGAGTTATTGAAAACTCAATCGAAACgtgaaaaaaaatctaaaaatgCAGCTAGACTACAAAAGGAATATAGCTCATTACAACAGGTATTTCAATCGGGGAATTACATTACCTaa
- a CDS encoding UbiA prenyltransferase family member (3I27), with the protein MNTIRPNYGFINSSFSKTCIQSVFRTSRGICKMNFKHYIKLYRINNPTGFWLLFIPTFGSLTLASNSLLPKANITALFALGSVASRSAGCVINDLADRQFDSKVVFHTFFIHYHLLSG; encoded by the coding sequence ATGAATACTATTCGACCGAATTATGGATTTATCAACTCAAGCTTTTCAAAGACATGTATACAAAGCGTATTTAGAACAAGTAGGGGGATATGTAAAATGAACTTTAAACACTATATTAAGTTGTATAGAATTAACAACCCCACGGGATTTTGGCTTCTCTTTATTCCTACTTTTGGGAGCTTGACCCTTGCATCTAACTCATTGCTACCAAAAGCGAACATTACCGCATTGTTTGCACTTGGGTCAGTAGCTTCTAGGAGCGCAGGATGCGTAATAAATGATTTGGCAGATCGCCAATTTGATTCAAAGGTTGTTTTCCATACTTTCTTTATTCATTATCATCTGCTTTCAGGTTGA